aagacggaaagagagaaagtgataaTGGCCGAtgtagacagatagacagagagagtgtgagagaacgagatggagagagaagggtaTAAAGAAGGCGATACAGGcccacagacagatacagagagaggaagagatatagagacagaAAGGGGTTAAAGACAGAGGCAGCAAGAAAGAGACAGGGATACAAAAAgggaaagataaagagagacagagagagagtgataaagaGAGAAATTGAGAAAGAGTAAGAAAGgaatgaagagagggagagagactgagaaaagTAAGAATAACGAGTGGATAAAgaatagggagagagatagagagacagatagggatgaagagagagagagaaaaatggcTTTTCTCCCGTGACAGAGAAAGTCCAGCCAGGGTGTGTTCCTACACTGAGTCCCCGTTGACAGGCTCCTAGCAGCAGGAGAATAGGCAGGAACAGCCTCATCTCCATGACACCTGGAGCACAAAGGAGAAGCACATATTCCCTGTTAGATGTTTATTACAGTTACATAAGTGATACACACATGTTACTAATATCATGTTTGTTAATGTGCTATAGGTGAAACAATTTTTAACATCATGTATATTAATGTAATAAACGTTAACATACATGATATTATTATTGGCCCTGCCAAATGCATTGCATTCCCTTCTTCCCAATATTACCATTGCTtctttattatataatattgtgTATTTACTTGTTTTATTAACTCTTTTAACTAATCATCCTCCCAGCTGCATCGGCTGTGAAAATCTAAATCCTACCTTAACATATTCCCCTGCTTCCTCAGGCAATAATTCATGTTTTCAAAATAATGAAACAACCAATCAGGGCTCAGTCAGTCGGTCTGTGCAGAATGGAGTGGTCTCAGGGTTCATCCCTCGTTTCAATACGGCTATGTTTGTCAGAAGAACAAAGGTTGTTGGTTCGTTTATCTGTGTGGTGGCAGGGCAAGCACACCATTGTAAATCGACTTATTTTTTATGATATTCTTCTGCTTCCACCGTTTTTACGGTCTCAACACCGAACCAGAACCAATGTCCAAATGTTTGGCAAACTTTGACAAATGGACAGTTATGTAGCTATGTAGGGGGAGAGTATAGCGAAAGAATAGGGTCAGATGTCGGCTGAACCAGCCCCAAGCAGCCCTGGTTACTGCTGGTGCTTGTTAAGTAAGATTATTGTGCATACCTATTAGCGGACAACCATGCACTCCATATATACCATGCAGATTACCATAGCAACATGCTAGCCCTAGCAGGTTAGCATGCAAACAAAATTGTACGCGCAAGATTGTCAGTTTTTTAGCGTGCTAGCATAGTGTTGGAATTAACATGTTGGCATGCTAATGGACAAGCGCACAAGTATGCGTATGTTTTGTACGATAGCATACTAGCATGTTAGCATTGTAATGTAATTGAGCAGGTAATTGAAAAGTGTACTCCTCTGTGTTAGCTCATTATCGTAATAATGTATTACCCCGCATATCAGCGTCCTAAAGCTCTTCCAATACAACAACAGAGAAGCAAATATTCCGGCCAAGATGCATCATCGTGATGGAGTGAAACCGGCCCCATACCCACGAAGGTAACTCCTTTGACGTACCAGTAGCTAAGAGCAGTCGTAACCAGTAAAGGGACGCAAAATATAAGTAGGCTTCCCTCAACCTAAAGCCTGTCCTATGTAAGGAAGGTAAACATCCAAGGCCTTCACAGTCAAGGTTGTCTCTGGAGTAGTGCAGCTCCTAAGTCCAGGGGCCAACCTGAAACCTGTCGTAGTCATCAGCCACAGTCTGGGGCCACAAAGAGCCAGGGAGCTGGATCTAGAGGTGAAGTGGCCCCTGGAGACTTTAGCTCGGAAACCATCAAAGTCTGTAATGGCTTGACACCAAGACAGCTTAAAGTGGTCTGATTTCCAGATGGGTAATGGCAACGCAGCCATTTTAGTTCCAGATCGCACTGGCACTGGTCCTATTCACTGATTCACTCACCTAATGCTTGTTGACTAGAGCATTGCAGAGACAGGCAGCAGTAATAGTTGTTGAGCAAAAGGGAGCAAGCTTTTATGCAATTGGGAGCAGCTTCGAAAAAGGCAAAGTATAATTTTGATGATCTCGGCCAATCAGATACTTTGCAGACTTTATAGCCATTCATGTTTGTTATACATGGCAAACCCTGTAATTCATACCTAGAAAAACCTTTGTATAAGAAGCCAAATTGGTTTTGGCTTCTTTAGCGACCCTTTTGACATAGTTAAAGAATCGCTGACTTCATGTTACAAAACTCAATATTTGGTGACCACTTTAGCTGCTTTGCTAGCTTATGACAAATGTAACTGTGGCAGTCGAGGATTGGAATGGGATTGGAAGCTTGCTTTTCTTCCTAATCAGGTTCAAATCAGTGCCTGAAGATCAAGGCAATTGCGAACGCTGGTGTTTGCTAGAAGAACAAAGATTATCAGTTCCGTTTCTTAAATTCAGATTGTGTTATTTACATCGCTGGACTATGTTTGGTTAGCTATTTGCAAAGTAAAATGAACAAATATGGCATATAGCATCAACTTAAATTCGGTTGGATGTCACCACATCTTAACAGCAACAGCTCATCATTTGTTGAAATGATGAGCGTTTCAATGAAAAGCTGAAAAGCTGTAAAACCAATGGAAGCTAACACCTAAAACTAAAAGCATATCCATGGCACAATTTAGCGAGGTGGATCTAGGGGTTGTCCTGATGGCCCCTACACAGAGAGCCTGAACAAAATACATTAACAAAGATTATCACAACTCACCCGGCTGGGATGCAGGTGATAAGAGAATAGTTGATAAAATGGAGGAGGAAATGAGTGAGAAGGAGATACAATCAATGTTCCCCCGCTCAAAACTGGGGTCCTGTACTAAGAATCTATGATTCTGTGTATTGATCCATTAATGATTAACCACTGTAAGAATCATGCCTCTTTCTTCACCCAAATCATAAAGCTCACTGTCCTTGGCTGTTGATTTTCTGCTAATAACTGCTCAATAATTCATCCTACTATAACAACAACTATATTAGGGTAAATATGGATGAATAGAGATGAGTGTAATAACACTATAACTTTTTACTTTATGAACACGTAGGCTACAAATACATGGAAAAAACAATTATGTTTCAAAATTACAACCACAAAAAAATTGAATATGTTAACACGATTTGCatgtgtaattttttttaaataatttcagGTGGGATATTATTAGATTCTTCCTGCTGTTACTTAATGTCTTTCACAATAGTTCAATCATATTTTTGATGACCAAATTAATCAACATTAACCACAATATATATTTCTCACTGAGCTTATGAATactaatctttttatttttttcatgacatttTATTCTGACGTATTGCAGGTTTAAATTGAATGCCCATTTTTAAAACCGGTGAAAAACAGGTGAAAACAGGGGATTGAGGGGGCGTCATTTTGTAGCTTGAACCAACAAGGACCCAAACGCCCACGTGGGAccttggcaacacacacacacacacacacacacacacacacacacacacacacaccacacacacacacacacacacaacacacacctcacacacacacacacacacacacacacacacgcacacacgcacacacatatacatacagacacactcacacacacacacacacacacacacacacacacgcacatatacatacagacacacacataaacacacacacacacacaccacatatacatacagacacacacatacagacacacacataaacacacacacacacactctgacccaATAAGTCACTTAATGTTCtcattcagtctctctctcacacacacacacacacacacacacacacacacacacacacatacacacgcacacacacacacacacacacacacacacacacacacacacacacacacacacacacacacacaggatatgtatatatatatttttttttcatttgctaTTCATTTACTATATATAGTGCCTTGCTCAAGCTCGTTCTCACCAGGATGACAACGTGTTATAGGGATCTATAAACGGTGTTAAATAGTGCTGATCAGGTGAACATTTTGAAACCACACGAGAACTACTTATGGTCTCGCGGGTCTATTCAGCGCTGTTTGATAATGCACTTTACGCAATCGCCGCAGGGTGGAAGTAATCGTGAAATTTACCACTGGCCTTTGCCTTATTTAAATATTGCAATACAATCTATCGCCTCAAGATGGGAGTCACGATTAACTTTGCATCCTGATGTATTGAAGCAATGTGTGCCTACAATGTAGTAGGCTACATTCTTACaaacttgagagagagagagagagagagagagagagagagagagagagagagagagagagagagagagagagagagagagagagagagagagagagagagagagagagagagagagagagagagagagagagagagagagagagagagagagagagagagagagagagagagagagagagagagagagagaggagaggagggaggagagagagagagagagagagagagagagagagagagagagagagagagagagagagagagagagggagaggacgctgagagacagacagagggagagagagagaaagacacacagattGTGTGAGGGTGGAGAGGAAGACTTGACAGTTGAATCAAGAagaacgtctctctctctctcttcacctctctctctctctctctctcctgcccaaTAATCTCTTAATTTTCCCTACTAGCGGGTGTTGGAAGATGAATGAATGCAGAGATAGAACCGtgaagaaaacaacaaaagacCCCTGGAGAACGAGGGACAGAGGgtctcaggggggggggtgatgcagCCGGAAAAGACCAGAAGAGGGGAAATGTGAAACAATGCTTATGTAAGCCTATATGGACTTACTTTCTATGTCTGACTTGAATGAATCACCAAAATAACAGTGGTTGCTACTTTATACGTTTAATCCATCCGCTTTAGGCCTCGTACCTCACGGCCTTTAGCGTCGCGCCACAGGACCTTGTGCCTCGCACCTCAGGGGTTTAGCTTTGCCCCGCGTTTCTTTAGCCTCgcgccccggggggggggggggggggggggggggggttagttaAACAGCAGAGAACGATGTCGTCGGGTAAAAGACAAACACCAGTAGATGCTCTTGCGAAAAAGTGGAAATCATTTCCTCTGTTTGTGGTAAGAGATTAGATAAACCACCTCGAAGGGGAACATGGTGACGTGACGGACCAAAAAGTTAATATTTGAGGGCGAGGGCCGGTCGCCGACTTTGAATGGCTTCTCGATTATCGCCAGGGCTGCGCACGCACACTTGTCTTCTCAGAAGAAGCGCTGCAGATGTCCACAGCGCAGAACACAACGAGAGGTCCGCTATTTAAACACACGTGTGACATCGCCTTCCTTGCCTGGTGATGATGAGATGGGAGCATTTGGAAACACGTTCCTTGTCATCGAGAGTATAAAAAGTAGGAGTGGGGGTGACGGAACCAGAAGTTCGTCCCACCTTGTCCCGTTGAAGGGAGGCTTATCCAGCTCTTCTTAATTCATTGCCTGCCCGTTTCCCGCGGTGGTTGAAGCGCTAATCCGCAAGGCCTCCTAagtagttttttgtttttttcgaaATCGGGCGCAAGTGGGCCGGTGTTTGGCCGGTTAGGCCGTCATGTCGGTTCTGTCTCTGCGGCACAAGATGCTGTCTTCCCTGCGCGCCGGCTGGCAGATGAGGAGCGTGGTAGTGCTGTGGTGCACACCCTTCCTGCTGCTCCCGCTGCTTGTGGTGGTCCGGACTCCGGTAAGGACCGTCCACTGCGCCCACCTCTGGTGCATCATGCCccgtaagagagagggagacacgcagagagattTTAGTCGATAAATAGTTCCATTGTAATTATTGATCATGTTTGCTAAAATGTGTAAGCCAGATGTTTTTATATGAGTTTATACAGATGTTTGGGTTTTTCTACTTTTTGTGTGTTGAAAGAGTTTCTTATCTTTAAATCAATTAAGTAAATTTGAGCAAGACAGTTTCCAAGTTGTGAGGTGAGAAAGAAGATTCAATCGCTAATCGATGTTTTTTAGTGATAGAATATCCCCTATTATCTCGCAGGCTAAACGGGCAATCGATAGTTAATTAATCAACTTGTTAAACAAGACATCAGCAGGTATTTCCAGTCGTGGGAGGGACCATCTGGAAATACAACAGACCCATCTCGGTTCCATATAggctaatttaatttaaataaatacaatgtacGGTAGTTCCCACGGCCCCTATGGTTCTAGGCAGCTCTGTCAACATCACCACCTTCACGTGTCACTCATCCTTGTGTTGATGAAGTCTTCAGAATCCCAGCACAGCGGGGTCCATGTAAACATGGGTCTTGAATTCCAAGCCAAACATGATGGTCTTTGGTTCCGTAAAGTTGCATAACGTAGTCTGTGTATTTGTTATGAGCAGCAGGGTTAGAAGGAGAAAATAATAGATCAGATTCTGCCGAAAACAAAAGTAGTAAAGATGAATTAcgaaaggttgtgtgtgtgtgtgtgtgtgtgtgtgtgtgtgtgtgtgtgtgtgtgtgtggtgtgtgtgtgtgtgtgtgtgtgtgtgtgtgtgtgtgtgtgtgttttgtgcgtgtgtgtctgtggtgtctgtgtatgtgtgtgtccacatgtttgtgtatgtgtttctctgTTTACATGTTTTCTGGGTTTactatggtgtgtgtgcctgtatgcaTCTGGGCTGTTTATGCATGTCATGCgtttgaatctgtgtgtgtgtgtggttgtggtgtcTGCGCACTctcctctgagtgtgtgtgtgtgtgtgtgtgtgtgtgttgtgtgttttgtgtgtgtgtgtatgtacatatgtgtgtgtgtgctcatgtgggCTGTTTTTGTGAGGgttttaatctgtgtgtgtgtgtgtgtgtgtgtgtgtgtgtgtgcgtgtgcgtgtgagtgtgcgtgtgcgtgtgtgtgtgtgtgtgtgtgtgtgtgtgtgtgtgtgtgtgtgcgtgcgcaggaGGCAGCGTGTGCCTATGTGATCGTCCTGATGGCGGTGTACTGGTGCACCGAGGTGCTGCCCCTGTCCGTCACTGCCCTGCTGCCCACGCTGCTCTTCCCCATGATGGGCATCATGACCTCCAAAGACGTGAggaaaccaccacctccaccttcacacccatcctcaaccaccacctccaccttcacacccaacctcaaccaccacctccaccttcacacccatcctcaaccaccacctccacttgAGGACAAAGcctgcccccccatccccacccccaacctcctccccccacctccacacaccaCCCCCGCTTGAGGACACAGcctgcccccccagcccccacccccaacctcctccccccacctcctcacacCACCAACACATGAGTACACATCCCGCCTCCACCTCACTCTCACCCCACCTCCacactacctccacctccacatgaGAACACATACCCCctcaaccccacctccaccccaccctaCACAAACCATCCCCACACCTCCATGCACTTTGTGTGCCGGagcttgtatgtgtgttgaaGTGTGCATATTGCTTTCAGCTTATTTGAGCTtctttgtgtatttatgtgcctgtttgtgtttgtgcgtgcctggtgcgtgtgtgtgtgtgtgtgtgtgtgtgtgtgtgtgtgtgtgtgtgtgtgtgtgtgtgtgtgtgtgtgtgtgtgttccccaggTGTGCATGCAGTACCTGAAGGACACCAACATGCTGTTCGTGGGGGGTCTGAttgtggccgtggccgtggagCACTGGAACCTCCACAAACGCATCGCCCTGCGCGTGCTGCTCATCGTGGGGGTGCGGCCTGCCCTGTGAGTAGCCAATCACGGCCgggagagggcagggggggggggggggggggggggggggggggcgggttacACCAGACGCAATGGATTAAAAGAGAAATCCACCGAATAAGTGAGCTACTGCACATTTCTGCAGTGTATTCAACTTTGAAAGGTTCACTGACTTCAGTGCTGGAACAACTTACCGCAAAACCCTTACTTTATAGTAGTTTAATAATGTCATCATTATCTAGACATACAATACTCCCTCAGTGATGAATATagaataattaataaattattacCTTAAAATGAATAACtaattttataattattttatgaaACTTTAACCATTGCACCGGATAACCAAACATCAGCGTTGGCTAGTGGTAACGTGGTACTGATGAACAAACCAAAGTTCATCTTCAGTACTTTAGAGGTGGTCCCGTCCTAGGACCCCATCGTCATTAAGggctccccctgtcccctcccccctcccagcctgATGCTGGGCTTCATGGGGGTCACGGCCTTCCTGTCCATGTGGATCAGCAACACGGCCACCACCGCCATGATGGTCCCCATCGCGCTGGCCGTGCTCGAGCAGCTCAACGGGCCCCCCTGCGTCCCGGCCGGCGGCGGTCCTGCCGAGGAGCCCCCGGCGCCCCCCAAGGAGAAGACCGGCAGcatgccctccctctccccgctcGTCAGCGCTGATCAAGGTAGGCCGGCCTGATCATCATCGCGTTTGTTTGCTGTTGGTCGCAACGGTCCACACGGATTCTGTCCCGTTTATTTCTTAAGTCCCGCCTACAAGCCGCTGATAGGCGCTCTGATTAGTCCCGCCGAGTGTCACTCAAGCAACCGACACCAGGCCCTGAATGACAGAACATTTCTTTAAAGTGTGCGGGGTTCGAGATCAGAACCCGGTAGTGGTAGTGCCCGGACTCTCAGCTGGAAGGTTCTGGCTTCCAGCTCTTAATCCCCTCCACCTTTACTAACTTAGTTAGTGGCTTGGGGTTAAGGGGCGTCTACTGAATAACCAAAAACAGTTTGGGGTTTCTCCTGTGCAGCTTAATGTGTAGAGGAGCACCGTAGGCTAATTGTAGCTAAAGTTGCGAGGCGTAGCATAAACTCATCCAGGACAAGGTCCGCGTGCTCTTTCCAGCTCCATGGATTATGAGATTAGACCCTGAGGTGTTTAAAACAGTGCTACCACTGACAGGGGTAGGGTGCAGGTCCAACgagcacaaaaacaaacaaacacgcacactgacacttTGAAACTTATTTTAGAAATCCTCAACCTAGATAATAAGTAAGCATGTGCAGCCAAAGTGGGTGTCAGTGGTTGATCATAAACCTTATCCTGAACCAGTTGAGTGAGAAACTCATCCTCGTTATCTTCCGTTCCGGGCTGGAATGCTTTAACCTGTTATTTAGATAACCCAGAGATAATCTACTGCTAGTCAGGCTGCTACTGAAGATGAGTCTATGATCGCACTTTATTCATCCAATACGGGAAATTCTGATGTTAAAACGGAACGGTACAAGAGCACTTTAGAGATGTCACCAATTCCACATCAGAGAAGATCCCGCCTCAACCCCATCTCCACCCCACCTTAAAATAAGAATACAACTTGTATTTATTGCTTGCATAACATCCGGCTGTAGATCGGGTAGCCATATCACTTTTCGTGATAGAAAAATCGAGAAAGTAAAGCCAGCTGAAGTAAATGATTAACACCATTTTCAAACGCTGTGATGCGCAGTGTCGTTGCCCGTGGAGAACGGGTGCGGCcagctggagatggaggagctgagtggagaggaggaggaggaggagaggaggaggatgtgtaaGGGCCTGCTCCTCTGTGTGTGCTACTCCGCCAGCATCGGAGGCATCGCCACCCTCACGGGGACCGGACCCAACCTGGTGTTCATGGGACAGCTCAAACAGTCAGTGTTAACACGCTCactctgaccacacacacacctctcggacacacacacacacctcactctgacacacacacacctcctcaggacacacacacacgctcactctgacacatacagacacacacacaacgctcaCTCTGACACACCACCGGCTGcatacagacatgcatacatatgcaaaaaagaaaacacacacacacacacgcataaataaacacaaacagacgtacacagacacacacacacacacacacacacactctgacacacacaaacacacggacaccacacacacacacacacacacacacagacacacacaaacacacaaacactcactctgacacacacacacacacacacacgcaccggcgtacatacagacacgcatacacatgcagaaaaagaaaacacacaaacataaatacacacaaacacacacacacaaacagacaaacacacacacacacacacacacacacacacacacacacacacacacacacacaccaaaacagtcACACCTTCATACATATTTATGCATCCTCTCATTATGTATGTGCTGATTCAGTTAGGTTAACCCTGGAGCGAGTTAGCAATACATTTCATTGCATTACCTTTTAACTCCCTTGCTCTGCAGTCATAACATTCTTAACTTCATCATGCTTTCAAACTCTTAGTGTTAaactctaatctctctctctctctctctctctctctctctctctctctctctctctctctctctctctctctctctctctctctctctctcctctctctctctctctctctctctctctctctctccctccctccctccctccctccctctctctctctctctctctctctctctcctctctctctctctctctctctctctctctctctctctctctctctctctctctctctctctctctctccctctcagactCTTCCCTCAGAGCGGTGACGTGATAAACTTTGCCTCCTGGTTCGCCTTCGCCTTCCCCACGATGATACTGATGCTAACGCTAGCCTGGTTCTGGCTGCAGTTCGTCTTCATTGGCTTCAAGTGAGTGACCTGCACAGTGGATCCAGTAATCAAATTGAAAAAGTAAATGAATTAGTTGGTAGTTAATGCTTATCACTTCACTAGCTAATGTAAGTGAGCCGTTACATAACGTGCCCTTATTTTATAGTGGTAACGTCATACAGCGTGTGGTTACGAGACGGAAAGGTCATatcttatcccccccccccgccccttagCCTGCGGAAAACGTGGGGCTGCGGTGCCGCGGACACAGAGAAGAGCCGGGCGGCGTACGAGACCATCCGCGAGGAGCACGGCCGGCTGGGGCCCATGCGCTACGGCGAGATGAGCGTGCTGGTGCTCTTCATCCTGCTGGTGGCGCTGTGGTTCACGCGGGACCCCCGCTTCATCGACGGCTGGGCCACGCACGCCTTCAACTCCCAGGCCGAGTGAGTGCtgccggctctctctctctctgtctctgtttctgtctctgtctctgtctctgtctctgtc
The Gadus morhua chromosome 7, gadMor3.0, whole genome shotgun sequence DNA segment above includes these coding regions:
- the LOC115547496 gene encoding solute carrier family 13 member 5 isoform X1, whose translation is MSVLSLRHKMLSSLRAGWQMRSVVVLWCTPFLLLPLLVVVRTPEAACAYVIVLMAVYWCTEVLPLSVTALLPTLLFPMMGIMTSKDVCMQYLKDTNMLFVGGLIVAVAVEHWNLHKRIALRVLLIVGVRPALLMLGFMGVTAFLSMWISNTATTAMMVPIALAVLEQLNGPPCVPAGGGPAEEPPAPPKEKTGSMPSLSPLVSADQVSLPVENGCGQLEMEELSGEEEEEERRRMCKGLLLCVCYSASIGGIATLTGTGPNLVFMGQLKQLFPQSGDVINFASWFAFAFPTMILMLTLAWFWLQFVFIGFNLRKTWGCGAADTEKSRAAYETIREEHGRLGPMRYGEMSVLVLFILLVALWFTRDPRFIDGWATHAFNSQAEFVTDATAALFVAVLLFVLPSEPPHFLCFWRRADPGSKTVHTLAPPLLTWEVTQKKMPWNIVLLLGGGFALAKGSEESGLSRWLGDQMMPLHSIPPWAIVIVLCLLIATFTECASNVATATLFLPILASMSQSIGVNPLYIMVPCTLSASFAFMLPVATPPNAIVFSSGYLKVSDMAKTGIVMNIVGILCITLAINSWGRLLFDLDTFPAWANATTTV
- the LOC115547496 gene encoding solute carrier family 13 member 5 isoform X2, which encodes MAVYWCTEVLPLSVTALLPTLLFPMMGIMTSKDVCMQYLKDTNMLFVGGLIVAVAVEHWNLHKRIALRVLLIVGVRPALLMLGFMGVTAFLSMWISNTATTAMMVPIALAVLEQLNGPPCVPAGGGPAEEPPAPPKEKTGSMPSLSPLVSADQVSLPVENGCGQLEMEELSGEEEEEERRRMCKGLLLCVCYSASIGGIATLTGTGPNLVFMGQLKQLFPQSGDVINFASWFAFAFPTMILMLTLAWFWLQFVFIGFNLRKTWGCGAADTEKSRAAYETIREEHGRLGPMRYGEMSVLVLFILLVALWFTRDPRFIDGWATHAFNSQAEFVTDATAALFVAVLLFVLPSEPPHFLCFWRRADPGSKTVHTLAPPLLTWEVTQKKMPWNIVLLLGGGFALAKGSEESGLSRWLGDQMMPLHSIPPWAIVIVLCLLIATFTECASNVATATLFLPILASMSQSIGVNPLYIMVPCTLSASFAFMLPVATPPNAIVFSSGYLKVSDMAKTGIVMNIVGILCITLAINSWGRLLFDLDTFPAWANATTTV